The following is a genomic window from Acidobacteriota bacterium.
CGACGTGGCGAGGTTGATCCGCTGTGCCTCGCCGCCGGAGAGCGTCGACGAGAGCCGGTCCAGCGTGAGGTAGTCGAGGCCGACGTCGCTCAGAAATCCCAGCCGCCGCCGGATCTCGTCGAGCAGTTTGTCGGCAATCGCCGCGTCCCGTTCGCCGAGCACCAGCTCGTTGAACAACCGCCGCGCCGCGCTCACCGTCAGCGCGCAGACCGCGTCGATCGTCTCGCCTCCGACCCGGACCTCTCTCGCTTCGCGGCGCAGGCGCGTGCCGGCACAGTCGTGGCAGATCTGATAGCCCCGATACCGGCTGAGGAACACGCGGACGTGGACTTTGTACTTCTTGCGCTCCAGCCACGCAAAGAAGCCTCGAACGCCCGTGTACTCGTCGCCGTCGCCCTCGATGACGATCCGCCGTTCCTCATCCGTCAGGTCCTGCCACCGGGTGTCGAGGCGGACGCTTCCCTTTCGGGCCACCCGCTTCAGGTCTGCGAGACAGGAGCGGTAGTGCGGCTTGCTCCACGGCTCGATGGCGTTCCGGTTGATGGACAGCGTGGGGTCCGGCACGACCAGGTCCATGTCGACTTCGATAATGTTGCCAAAGCCATGACAGGTCGCGCACGCACCGAACGGGTTGTTGAACGAGAAGAGACTGGGCTGGGGCGTCTCGTACGGGATGCCGCAGGACCGGCACTCGAATCGCTCGCTGAACAGATGGACGCGCGCGCCCGGCCCATCGGCGACCTCGACGGCGATCGCGGCGCCGCCGCCCTCGGCGTACGCCGTCTCGATCGAATCGGTCAGGCGGCTCTCGATGCCAGGCCCGATGGTGACGCGATCGGCGACCACGCGCAGTTGCGTGCTGCCGGCCAGCGAGGCCGGGGCGATCTGGTCGAACGGCACGGCCTGATTGTCTATCAGCAGGCGCCCGAAACCCTTCTTGCGCAACGCGTCCAGCGTCGCGGCAATCGCATCCTCCCCGTCGCTTCCGCCATCGGCGACGGGCTCTCTTCCGGAAACGGTCCGGGATGCGCGCCCCGATTCTCTCGACGCCTCGACACCCACCGACGCGTCCGCTGCGGCCGACTCCCCGATCTCGTCAACCACGTCGCTGCCGTTGGCCTGGTCGTCGCCCCCGGCGTCCACGGCCAACACAGGCAGATCGAACCCCAGCACCAGGCGCGTGCCTTCCGGCAGCTGGGCAAGGCGCCGCGTCACGATTTCGGCCGTCTCGCGCGTCACTTCCTGCCCGCACTGCCGGCAGTAGGTGCGGCCGATCCGCGCGAACAGGAGCCGCAGGTAGTCGTGAATTTCCGTTGTCGTGCTGACCGTGGATCGGGGATTGCGAATCGAATTCTTCTGGCGGATCGCAATCGACGGCGACACGCCGTCAATCGAGTCGACGTCGGGCTTCTCCATCCGTTCGAGAAACTGGCGCGCGTAGGCCGACAACGACTCGACGTACCGGCGTTGTCCCTCCGCATAGACCGTGTCGAACGCGAGCGACGACTTGCCGGAGCCGCTGACGCCGGTCAGGATCACCAGCTTGCCCGATGGCAGCGTCAGGTCCACATTCTTCAGGTTGTGGGTGCGAGCCCCCCGAATGACGATATTGGCCGTGTCGGAGGTCGGGGTGTCTGCCATGTCGGCGGCCGGGTTCCCGGAA
Proteins encoded in this region:
- the uvrA gene encoding excinuclease ABC subunit UvrA encodes the protein MADTPTSDTANIVIRGARTHNLKNVDLTLPSGKLVILTGVSGSGKSSLAFDTVYAEGQRRYVESLSAYARQFLERMEKPDVDSIDGVSPSIAIRQKNSIRNPRSTVSTTTEIHDYLRLLFARIGRTYCRQCGQEVTRETAEIVTRRLAQLPEGTRLVLGFDLPVLAVDAGGDDQANGSDVVDEIGESAAADASVGVEASRESGRASRTVSGREPVADGGSDGEDAIAATLDALRKKGFGRLLIDNQAVPFDQIAPASLAGSTQLRVVADRVTIGPGIESRLTDSIETAYAEGGGAAIAVEVADGPGARVHLFSERFECRSCGIPYETPQPSLFSFNNPFGACATCHGFGNIIEVDMDLVVPDPTLSINRNAIEPWSKPHYRSCLADLKRVARKGSVRLDTRWQDLTDEERRIVIEGDGDEYTGVRGFFAWLERKKYKVHVRVFLSRYRGYQICHDCAGTRLRREAREVRVGGETIDAVCALTVSAARRLFNELVLGERDAAIADKLLDEIRRRLGFLSDVGLDYLTLDRLSSTLSGGEAQRINLATSLGSALVGTLYVLDEPSIGLHPRDNQRLIDILRVLRDQGNTVLVVEHDADMIRVADHIVDLGLGAGEQGGRIIFSGTLEGLMQDTRSLTAKYLRGELSIHVPAQRRRGTGQRLRVVGAAEHNLRGIDVEIPLNTLTVVTGVSGSGKSTLVHDIIYPAIKRLKGGTERKVGAHRKLEGAEFITDVVLVDQTPIGRTPRSNPVTYLKAFDPIRELFASTKDARAAGLTASHFSFNVPGGRCEVCEGEGQVRVEMQFLADVFVPCDVCDGKRFKPQVLDIRYRNRNVHEVLDLTVHEALVFFAASPKVLRRLQVLDEIGLGYLRLGQPATTLSGGEAQRVKIAAHLAVSGGERVLYILDEPTTGLHFDDIAKLLAAFRRLLEAGHSLLVIEHNLDVIKTADHVIDLGPEGGEGGGRIVVAGTPEQIAADEGSHTGRVLRPVLAGQSRARQTGGVA